In Carya illinoinensis cultivar Pawnee chromosome 6, C.illinoinensisPawnee_v1, whole genome shotgun sequence, a single genomic region encodes these proteins:
- the LOC122313978 gene encoding sucrose transport protein SUC3-like isoform X2 gives MAAKDSVPLGVPYKNLKIVAEVEMVEADESPSPNHLIDLNSPPPSSASPPPRDNHSSLMTLILSCTIAAGVQFGWALQLSLLTPYIQTLGIEHAFSSFIWLCGPITGLVVQPCVGIWSDKCTSKYGRRRPFILIGSLMISAAVILIGFSADIGYLLGDTKEHCSTYKGTRMRAAIVFIIGFWMLDLANNTVQGPARALLADLSGPDQRNSSNAVFCSWMAVGNILGFSAGASGNWHRWFPFLTSKACCEACANLKAAFLVAVVFLTLCSLVTLYFAKEVPLSVNRPHHLTDTLPLLDDIQQNGLDMSKSKSSLPIANNGRDNNTAGDYERDVNLTQLNSKVEDHHNESFSDGPGAVLVNLLTSLRHLPLTMHSVLIVMALTWLSWFPFFLFDTDWMGREVYHGDPKGDLSDAQRYNQGVREGAFGLLLNSVVLGISSFLIEPMCQWIGARLVWAMSNFIVFACMAGTAIISLVSIREYSEGVQHVIGGSAAIRIAALVLFALLGFPLAITYSVPFSVTAELTADSGLAIGVLNLAIVVPQMIVSLGAGPWDALFGGGNIPAFVLASISGFAAGVIAIRRLPNLSSSSYKSSGFHLG, from the exons ATGGCGGCGAAGGACTCCGTGCCGTTAGGGGTTCCGTACAAGAACCTTAAGATAGTGGCGGAAGTGGAAATGGTGGAAGCGGACGAGTCCCCCTCCCCCAACCACCTGATCGACCTTaattctcctcctccttcttcgGCTTCTCCTCCTCCCAGAGATAATCACAGTAGCTTGATGACTCTGATTCTCAGTTGTACGATCGCCGCTGGGGTCCAATTCGGCTGGGCCTTACAGCTCTCGCTTTTAACTCCTTACATTCAG ACGCTGGGAATTGAACAtgcattttcttctttcatttggCTATGTGGTCCAATCACAGGTCTTGTG GTTCAACCGTGTGTTGGTATTTGGAGTGATAAATGCACTTCTAAATATGGAAGAAGAAGGCCATTTATTCTTATAGGATCTCTCATGATCTCAGCAGCC GTGATATTAATCGGGTTTTCTGCAGACATTGGATATTTATTAGGTGATACCAAGGAGCATTGCAG CACATACAAAGGTACCCGAATGAGGGCAGCTATTGTATTTATTATTGGTTTTTGGATGCTAGATCTTGCCAACAATACAGTGCAG gGACCAGCTCGTGCACTTCTGGCTGATCTATCAG gccCTGATCAACGTAATTCATCAAATGCTGTATTCTGCTCGTGGATGGCTGTTGGAAACATCCTGGGATTCTCTGCTGGTGCTAGTGGAAATTGGCACAG ATGGTTTCCATTTCTGACAAGTAAAGCTTGCTGTGAAGCCTGTGCAAATCTCAAAGCAGCATTTCTTGTTGCGGTG GTTTTCCTGACACTTTGCTCACTTGTGACTCTTTATTTTGCGAAGGAGGTTCCACTTAGTGTGAATCGTCCCCACCATCTAACTGATACACTGCCTTTGTTGGATGACATACAACAAAATGGTCTGGACATGTCAAAGTCAAAGTCTTCTCTGCCAATTGCTAACAATGGGAGAGATAACAACACTGCAGGTGATTATGAAAGGGATGTAAACCTAACACAGTTAAACTCTAAAGTTGAGGATCATCACAATGAAAGCTTTAGTGATGGCCCTGGAGCTGTGTTAGTCAATCTGTTGACCAGTTTAAGGCATTTACCGCTCACAATGCATTCAGTGCTTATTGTTATGGCTCTAACTTGG TTGTCCTGGTtccccttctttctttttgatacTGATTGGATGGGGAGGGAAGTTTATCATGGAGATCCAAAAGGAGATCTTTCTGATGCACAGAGGTATAATCAAGGTGTAAGAGAAGGTGCATTCGGTTTGCTATTGAATTCA GTTGTTCTTGGCATCAGTTCTTTTCTTATTGAACCCATGTGTCAGTGGATTGGTGCAAGACTGGTATGGGCGATGAGCAATTTTATTGTATTTGCTTGCATGGCAGGCACAGCTATCATTAGTTTGGTATCCATCCGGGAATATTCTGAAGGGGTTCAACATGTAATTGGTGGGAGTGCAGCAATCAGGATTGCTGCCTTGGTTTTATTTGCTCTTCTTGGCTTTCCTCTTGCT ATTACCTACAGTGTTCCATTTTCTGTCACAGCAGAGCTGACTGCTGATTCAG GGCTGGCTATAGGAGTTCTGAATCTTGCAATAGTTGTTCCTCAG ATGATCGTATCACTTGGCGCGGGGCCATGGGATGCTTTATTTGGAGGAGGAAACATTCCTGCTTTTGTTTTGGCTTCCATCTCTGGCTTTGCGGCTGGTGTTATTGCAATCCGCAGACTGCCAAATCTTTCCAGTAGCTCTTACAAGTCGTCCGGTTTCCATTTGGGTTAA
- the LOC122313978 gene encoding sucrose transport protein SUC3-like isoform X1 produces MAAKDSVPLGVPYKNLKIVAEVEMVEADESPSPNHLIDLNSPPPSSASPPPRDNHSSLMTLILSCTIAAGVQFGWALQLSLLTPYIQTLGIEHAFSSFIWLCGPITGLVVQPCVGIWSDKCTSKYGRRRPFILIGSLMISAAVILIGFSADIGYLLGDTKEHCSTYKGTRMRAAIVFIIGFWMLDLANNTVQGPARALLADLSGPDQRNSSNAVFCSWMAVGNILGFSAGASGNWHRWFPFLTSKACCEACANLKAAFLVAVVFLTLCSLVTLYFAKEVPLSVNRPHHLTDTLPLLDDIQQNGLDMSKSKSSLPIANNGRDNNTAGDYERDVNLTQLNSKVEDHHNESFSDGPGAVLVNLLTSLRHLPLTMHSVLIVMALTWLSWFPFFLFDTDWMGREVYHGDPKGDLSDAQRYNQGVREGAFGLLLNSVVLGISSFLIEPMCQWIGARLVWAMSNFIVFACMAGTAIISLVSIREYSEGVQHVIGGSAAIRIAALVLFALLGFPLAITYSVPFSVTAELTADSGGGQGLAIGVLNLAIVVPQMIVSLGAGPWDALFGGGNIPAFVLASISGFAAGVIAIRRLPNLSSSSYKSSGFHLG; encoded by the exons ATGGCGGCGAAGGACTCCGTGCCGTTAGGGGTTCCGTACAAGAACCTTAAGATAGTGGCGGAAGTGGAAATGGTGGAAGCGGACGAGTCCCCCTCCCCCAACCACCTGATCGACCTTaattctcctcctccttcttcgGCTTCTCCTCCTCCCAGAGATAATCACAGTAGCTTGATGACTCTGATTCTCAGTTGTACGATCGCCGCTGGGGTCCAATTCGGCTGGGCCTTACAGCTCTCGCTTTTAACTCCTTACATTCAG ACGCTGGGAATTGAACAtgcattttcttctttcatttggCTATGTGGTCCAATCACAGGTCTTGTG GTTCAACCGTGTGTTGGTATTTGGAGTGATAAATGCACTTCTAAATATGGAAGAAGAAGGCCATTTATTCTTATAGGATCTCTCATGATCTCAGCAGCC GTGATATTAATCGGGTTTTCTGCAGACATTGGATATTTATTAGGTGATACCAAGGAGCATTGCAG CACATACAAAGGTACCCGAATGAGGGCAGCTATTGTATTTATTATTGGTTTTTGGATGCTAGATCTTGCCAACAATACAGTGCAG gGACCAGCTCGTGCACTTCTGGCTGATCTATCAG gccCTGATCAACGTAATTCATCAAATGCTGTATTCTGCTCGTGGATGGCTGTTGGAAACATCCTGGGATTCTCTGCTGGTGCTAGTGGAAATTGGCACAG ATGGTTTCCATTTCTGACAAGTAAAGCTTGCTGTGAAGCCTGTGCAAATCTCAAAGCAGCATTTCTTGTTGCGGTG GTTTTCCTGACACTTTGCTCACTTGTGACTCTTTATTTTGCGAAGGAGGTTCCACTTAGTGTGAATCGTCCCCACCATCTAACTGATACACTGCCTTTGTTGGATGACATACAACAAAATGGTCTGGACATGTCAAAGTCAAAGTCTTCTCTGCCAATTGCTAACAATGGGAGAGATAACAACACTGCAGGTGATTATGAAAGGGATGTAAACCTAACACAGTTAAACTCTAAAGTTGAGGATCATCACAATGAAAGCTTTAGTGATGGCCCTGGAGCTGTGTTAGTCAATCTGTTGACCAGTTTAAGGCATTTACCGCTCACAATGCATTCAGTGCTTATTGTTATGGCTCTAACTTGG TTGTCCTGGTtccccttctttctttttgatacTGATTGGATGGGGAGGGAAGTTTATCATGGAGATCCAAAAGGAGATCTTTCTGATGCACAGAGGTATAATCAAGGTGTAAGAGAAGGTGCATTCGGTTTGCTATTGAATTCA GTTGTTCTTGGCATCAGTTCTTTTCTTATTGAACCCATGTGTCAGTGGATTGGTGCAAGACTGGTATGGGCGATGAGCAATTTTATTGTATTTGCTTGCATGGCAGGCACAGCTATCATTAGTTTGGTATCCATCCGGGAATATTCTGAAGGGGTTCAACATGTAATTGGTGGGAGTGCAGCAATCAGGATTGCTGCCTTGGTTTTATTTGCTCTTCTTGGCTTTCCTCTTGCT ATTACCTACAGTGTTCCATTTTCTGTCACAGCAGAGCTGACTGCTGATTCAGGTGGTGGCCAAG GGCTGGCTATAGGAGTTCTGAATCTTGCAATAGTTGTTCCTCAG ATGATCGTATCACTTGGCGCGGGGCCATGGGATGCTTTATTTGGAGGAGGAAACATTCCTGCTTTTGTTTTGGCTTCCATCTCTGGCTTTGCGGCTGGTGTTATTGCAATCCGCAGACTGCCAAATCTTTCCAGTAGCTCTTACAAGTCGTCCGGTTTCCATTTGGGTTAA
- the LOC122313978 gene encoding sucrose transport protein SUC3-like isoform X3 produces MAAKDSVPLGVPYKNLKIVAEVEMVEADESPSPNHLIDLNSPPPSSASPPPRDNHSSLMTLILSCTIAAGVQFGWALQLSLLTPYIQTLGIEHAFSSFIWLCGPITGLVVQPCVGIWSDKCTSKYGRRRPFILIGSLMISAAVILIGFSADIGYLLGDTKEHCSTYKGTRMRAAIVFIIGFWMLDLANNTVQGPARALLADLSGPDQRNSSNAVFCSWMAVGNILGFSAGASGNWHRWFPFLTSKACCEACANLKAAFLVAVVFLTLCSLVTLYFAKEVPLSVNRPHHLTDTLPLLDDIQQNGLDMSKSKSSLPIANNGRDNNTAGDYERDVNLTQLNSKVEDHHNESFSDGPGAVLVNLLTSLRHLPLTMHSVLIVMALTWLSWFPFFLFDTDWMGREVYHGDPKGDLSDAQRYNQGVREGTAIISLVSIREYSEGVQHVIGGSAAIRIAALVLFALLGFPLAITYSVPFSVTAELTADSGGGQGLAIGVLNLAIVVPQMIVSLGAGPWDALFGGGNIPAFVLASISGFAAGVIAIRRLPNLSSSSYKSSGFHLG; encoded by the exons ATGGCGGCGAAGGACTCCGTGCCGTTAGGGGTTCCGTACAAGAACCTTAAGATAGTGGCGGAAGTGGAAATGGTGGAAGCGGACGAGTCCCCCTCCCCCAACCACCTGATCGACCTTaattctcctcctccttcttcgGCTTCTCCTCCTCCCAGAGATAATCACAGTAGCTTGATGACTCTGATTCTCAGTTGTACGATCGCCGCTGGGGTCCAATTCGGCTGGGCCTTACAGCTCTCGCTTTTAACTCCTTACATTCAG ACGCTGGGAATTGAACAtgcattttcttctttcatttggCTATGTGGTCCAATCACAGGTCTTGTG GTTCAACCGTGTGTTGGTATTTGGAGTGATAAATGCACTTCTAAATATGGAAGAAGAAGGCCATTTATTCTTATAGGATCTCTCATGATCTCAGCAGCC GTGATATTAATCGGGTTTTCTGCAGACATTGGATATTTATTAGGTGATACCAAGGAGCATTGCAG CACATACAAAGGTACCCGAATGAGGGCAGCTATTGTATTTATTATTGGTTTTTGGATGCTAGATCTTGCCAACAATACAGTGCAG gGACCAGCTCGTGCACTTCTGGCTGATCTATCAG gccCTGATCAACGTAATTCATCAAATGCTGTATTCTGCTCGTGGATGGCTGTTGGAAACATCCTGGGATTCTCTGCTGGTGCTAGTGGAAATTGGCACAG ATGGTTTCCATTTCTGACAAGTAAAGCTTGCTGTGAAGCCTGTGCAAATCTCAAAGCAGCATTTCTTGTTGCGGTG GTTTTCCTGACACTTTGCTCACTTGTGACTCTTTATTTTGCGAAGGAGGTTCCACTTAGTGTGAATCGTCCCCACCATCTAACTGATACACTGCCTTTGTTGGATGACATACAACAAAATGGTCTGGACATGTCAAAGTCAAAGTCTTCTCTGCCAATTGCTAACAATGGGAGAGATAACAACACTGCAGGTGATTATGAAAGGGATGTAAACCTAACACAGTTAAACTCTAAAGTTGAGGATCATCACAATGAAAGCTTTAGTGATGGCCCTGGAGCTGTGTTAGTCAATCTGTTGACCAGTTTAAGGCATTTACCGCTCACAATGCATTCAGTGCTTATTGTTATGGCTCTAACTTGG TTGTCCTGGTtccccttctttctttttgatacTGATTGGATGGGGAGGGAAGTTTATCATGGAGATCCAAAAGGAGATCTTTCTGATGCACAGAGGTATAATCAAGGTGTAAGAGAAG GCACAGCTATCATTAGTTTGGTATCCATCCGGGAATATTCTGAAGGGGTTCAACATGTAATTGGTGGGAGTGCAGCAATCAGGATTGCTGCCTTGGTTTTATTTGCTCTTCTTGGCTTTCCTCTTGCT ATTACCTACAGTGTTCCATTTTCTGTCACAGCAGAGCTGACTGCTGATTCAGGTGGTGGCCAAG GGCTGGCTATAGGAGTTCTGAATCTTGCAATAGTTGTTCCTCAG ATGATCGTATCACTTGGCGCGGGGCCATGGGATGCTTTATTTGGAGGAGGAAACATTCCTGCTTTTGTTTTGGCTTCCATCTCTGGCTTTGCGGCTGGTGTTATTGCAATCCGCAGACTGCCAAATCTTTCCAGTAGCTCTTACAAGTCGTCCGGTTTCCATTTGGGTTAA
- the LOC122314072 gene encoding transcription factor PRE6-like isoform X2, whose protein sequence is MSSRRSRSRQQTGSSRNITDEQIADLVSKLQQLIPEIRNRPSDTVSASKVLQETCNYIRSLHREVDDLSDRLSDLLATTDTDSAQAAIIRSLLSQ, encoded by the exons ATGTCTAGCAGAAGATCCCGTTCCAGGCAGCAGACAGGTTCTTCCAGGAATATCACTGATGAGCAGATCGCCGATCTTGTTTCTAAGTTACAGCAACTTATCCCTGAGATCCGCAATAGGCCCTCTGACACg GTATCGGCTTCCAAGGTTTTGCAGGAGACCTGCAACTATATCAGAAGCTTACACAGAGAAGTGGATGACCTAAGCGACCGCTTGTCCGACCTTTTGGCTACAACAGACACTGACAGCGCTCAAGCGGCCATTATCAGAAGTTTACTTTCGCAATAA
- the LOC122313978 gene encoding sucrose transport protein SUC3-like isoform X4, translated as MAAKDSVPLGVPYKNLKIVAEVEMVEADESPSPNHLIDLNSPPPSSASPPPRDNHSSLMTLILSCTIAAGVQFGWALQLSLLTPYIQTLGIEHAFSSFIWLCGPITGLVVQPCVGIWSDKCTSKYGRRRPFILIGSLMISAAVILIGFSADIGYLLGDTKEHCSTYKGTRMRAAIVFIIGFWMLDLANNTVQGPARALLADLSGPDQRNSSNAVFCSWMAVGNILGFSAGASGNWHRWFPFLTSKACCEACANLKAAFLVAVVFLTLCSLVTLYFAKEVPLSVNRPHHLTDTLPLLDDIQQNGLDMSKSKSSLPIANNGRDNNTAGDYERDVNLTQLNSKVEDHHNESFSDGPGAVLVNLLTSLRHLPLTMHSVLIVMALTWVVLGISSFLIEPMCQWIGARLVWAMSNFIVFACMAGTAIISLVSIREYSEGVQHVIGGSAAIRIAALVLFALLGFPLAITYSVPFSVTAELTADSGGGQGLAIGVLNLAIVVPQMIVSLGAGPWDALFGGGNIPAFVLASISGFAAGVIAIRRLPNLSSSSYKSSGFHLG; from the exons ATGGCGGCGAAGGACTCCGTGCCGTTAGGGGTTCCGTACAAGAACCTTAAGATAGTGGCGGAAGTGGAAATGGTGGAAGCGGACGAGTCCCCCTCCCCCAACCACCTGATCGACCTTaattctcctcctccttcttcgGCTTCTCCTCCTCCCAGAGATAATCACAGTAGCTTGATGACTCTGATTCTCAGTTGTACGATCGCCGCTGGGGTCCAATTCGGCTGGGCCTTACAGCTCTCGCTTTTAACTCCTTACATTCAG ACGCTGGGAATTGAACAtgcattttcttctttcatttggCTATGTGGTCCAATCACAGGTCTTGTG GTTCAACCGTGTGTTGGTATTTGGAGTGATAAATGCACTTCTAAATATGGAAGAAGAAGGCCATTTATTCTTATAGGATCTCTCATGATCTCAGCAGCC GTGATATTAATCGGGTTTTCTGCAGACATTGGATATTTATTAGGTGATACCAAGGAGCATTGCAG CACATACAAAGGTACCCGAATGAGGGCAGCTATTGTATTTATTATTGGTTTTTGGATGCTAGATCTTGCCAACAATACAGTGCAG gGACCAGCTCGTGCACTTCTGGCTGATCTATCAG gccCTGATCAACGTAATTCATCAAATGCTGTATTCTGCTCGTGGATGGCTGTTGGAAACATCCTGGGATTCTCTGCTGGTGCTAGTGGAAATTGGCACAG ATGGTTTCCATTTCTGACAAGTAAAGCTTGCTGTGAAGCCTGTGCAAATCTCAAAGCAGCATTTCTTGTTGCGGTG GTTTTCCTGACACTTTGCTCACTTGTGACTCTTTATTTTGCGAAGGAGGTTCCACTTAGTGTGAATCGTCCCCACCATCTAACTGATACACTGCCTTTGTTGGATGACATACAACAAAATGGTCTGGACATGTCAAAGTCAAAGTCTTCTCTGCCAATTGCTAACAATGGGAGAGATAACAACACTGCAGGTGATTATGAAAGGGATGTAAACCTAACACAGTTAAACTCTAAAGTTGAGGATCATCACAATGAAAGCTTTAGTGATGGCCCTGGAGCTGTGTTAGTCAATCTGTTGACCAGTTTAAGGCATTTACCGCTCACAATGCATTCAGTGCTTATTGTTATGGCTCTAACTTGG GTTGTTCTTGGCATCAGTTCTTTTCTTATTGAACCCATGTGTCAGTGGATTGGTGCAAGACTGGTATGGGCGATGAGCAATTTTATTGTATTTGCTTGCATGGCAGGCACAGCTATCATTAGTTTGGTATCCATCCGGGAATATTCTGAAGGGGTTCAACATGTAATTGGTGGGAGTGCAGCAATCAGGATTGCTGCCTTGGTTTTATTTGCTCTTCTTGGCTTTCCTCTTGCT ATTACCTACAGTGTTCCATTTTCTGTCACAGCAGAGCTGACTGCTGATTCAGGTGGTGGCCAAG GGCTGGCTATAGGAGTTCTGAATCTTGCAATAGTTGTTCCTCAG ATGATCGTATCACTTGGCGCGGGGCCATGGGATGCTTTATTTGGAGGAGGAAACATTCCTGCTTTTGTTTTGGCTTCCATCTCTGGCTTTGCGGCTGGTGTTATTGCAATCCGCAGACTGCCAAATCTTTCCAGTAGCTCTTACAAGTCGTCCGGTTTCCATTTGGGTTAA
- the LOC122314072 gene encoding transcription factor PRE6-like isoform X1, which produces MSSRRSRSRQQTGSSRNITDEQIADLVSKLQQLIPEIRNRPSDTQVSASKVLQETCNYIRSLHREVDDLSDRLSDLLATTDTDSAQAAIIRSLLSQ; this is translated from the exons ATGTCTAGCAGAAGATCCCGTTCCAGGCAGCAGACAGGTTCTTCCAGGAATATCACTGATGAGCAGATCGCCGATCTTGTTTCTAAGTTACAGCAACTTATCCCTGAGATCCGCAATAGGCCCTCTGACACg CAGGTATCGGCTTCCAAGGTTTTGCAGGAGACCTGCAACTATATCAGAAGCTTACACAGAGAAGTGGATGACCTAAGCGACCGCTTGTCCGACCTTTTGGCTACAACAGACACTGACAGCGCTCAAGCGGCCATTATCAGAAGTTTACTTTCGCAATAA
- the LOC122313978 gene encoding sucrose transport protein SUC3-like isoform X5 → MAAKDSVPLGVPYKNLKIVAEVEMVEADESPSPNHLIDLNSPPPSSASPPPRDNHSSLMTLILSCTIAAGVQFGWALQLSLLTPYIQTLGIEHAFSSFIWLCGPITGLVVQPCVGIWSDKCTSKYGRRRPFILIGSLMISAAGPARALLADLSGPDQRNSSNAVFCSWMAVGNILGFSAGASGNWHRWFPFLTSKACCEACANLKAAFLVAVVFLTLCSLVTLYFAKEVPLSVNRPHHLTDTLPLLDDIQQNGLDMSKSKSSLPIANNGRDNNTAGDYERDVNLTQLNSKVEDHHNESFSDGPGAVLVNLLTSLRHLPLTMHSVLIVMALTWLSWFPFFLFDTDWMGREVYHGDPKGDLSDAQRYNQGVREGAFGLLLNSVVLGISSFLIEPMCQWIGARLVWAMSNFIVFACMAGTAIISLVSIREYSEGVQHVIGGSAAIRIAALVLFALLGFPLAITYSVPFSVTAELTADSGGGQGLAIGVLNLAIVVPQMIVSLGAGPWDALFGGGNIPAFVLASISGFAAGVIAIRRLPNLSSSSYKSSGFHLG, encoded by the exons ATGGCGGCGAAGGACTCCGTGCCGTTAGGGGTTCCGTACAAGAACCTTAAGATAGTGGCGGAAGTGGAAATGGTGGAAGCGGACGAGTCCCCCTCCCCCAACCACCTGATCGACCTTaattctcctcctccttcttcgGCTTCTCCTCCTCCCAGAGATAATCACAGTAGCTTGATGACTCTGATTCTCAGTTGTACGATCGCCGCTGGGGTCCAATTCGGCTGGGCCTTACAGCTCTCGCTTTTAACTCCTTACATTCAG ACGCTGGGAATTGAACAtgcattttcttctttcatttggCTATGTGGTCCAATCACAGGTCTTGTG GTTCAACCGTGTGTTGGTATTTGGAGTGATAAATGCACTTCTAAATATGGAAGAAGAAGGCCATTTATTCTTATAGGATCTCTCATGATCTCAGCAGCC gGACCAGCTCGTGCACTTCTGGCTGATCTATCAG gccCTGATCAACGTAATTCATCAAATGCTGTATTCTGCTCGTGGATGGCTGTTGGAAACATCCTGGGATTCTCTGCTGGTGCTAGTGGAAATTGGCACAG ATGGTTTCCATTTCTGACAAGTAAAGCTTGCTGTGAAGCCTGTGCAAATCTCAAAGCAGCATTTCTTGTTGCGGTG GTTTTCCTGACACTTTGCTCACTTGTGACTCTTTATTTTGCGAAGGAGGTTCCACTTAGTGTGAATCGTCCCCACCATCTAACTGATACACTGCCTTTGTTGGATGACATACAACAAAATGGTCTGGACATGTCAAAGTCAAAGTCTTCTCTGCCAATTGCTAACAATGGGAGAGATAACAACACTGCAGGTGATTATGAAAGGGATGTAAACCTAACACAGTTAAACTCTAAAGTTGAGGATCATCACAATGAAAGCTTTAGTGATGGCCCTGGAGCTGTGTTAGTCAATCTGTTGACCAGTTTAAGGCATTTACCGCTCACAATGCATTCAGTGCTTATTGTTATGGCTCTAACTTGG TTGTCCTGGTtccccttctttctttttgatacTGATTGGATGGGGAGGGAAGTTTATCATGGAGATCCAAAAGGAGATCTTTCTGATGCACAGAGGTATAATCAAGGTGTAAGAGAAGGTGCATTCGGTTTGCTATTGAATTCA GTTGTTCTTGGCATCAGTTCTTTTCTTATTGAACCCATGTGTCAGTGGATTGGTGCAAGACTGGTATGGGCGATGAGCAATTTTATTGTATTTGCTTGCATGGCAGGCACAGCTATCATTAGTTTGGTATCCATCCGGGAATATTCTGAAGGGGTTCAACATGTAATTGGTGGGAGTGCAGCAATCAGGATTGCTGCCTTGGTTTTATTTGCTCTTCTTGGCTTTCCTCTTGCT ATTACCTACAGTGTTCCATTTTCTGTCACAGCAGAGCTGACTGCTGATTCAGGTGGTGGCCAAG GGCTGGCTATAGGAGTTCTGAATCTTGCAATAGTTGTTCCTCAG ATGATCGTATCACTTGGCGCGGGGCCATGGGATGCTTTATTTGGAGGAGGAAACATTCCTGCTTTTGTTTTGGCTTCCATCTCTGGCTTTGCGGCTGGTGTTATTGCAATCCGCAGACTGCCAAATCTTTCCAGTAGCTCTTACAAGTCGTCCGGTTTCCATTTGGGTTAA